A stretch of DNA from Streptomyces xanthii:
CAGTGGTGCGCAGCACGGTGCCGCGCGAGCCGGCGACCCAGGCGGTGGAGCGGTTCACGGCGGCGAGGCCGCGGAAGCGGGCGTCGGTGCCGGTGTCCGTGAGCCGCCAGGCGCCGGGCTCGCCCGGCGCGCCGCTCGACGCGGGGGCCGGGGCCGCGCCGAGCGCGACGGCGCCGAGGACGGCCGCCGCGAGCACCGCGGCCCCCTTCGTTCCCCTCGTTCCCCCGCTCCGTGCGCGCGCCCTCTCCCCGGTGCGCAGGAACCTCAGTACTCTCGTTGCCCTCGATCTCCCCATGGCGCGCGAAGCTAGTGCAGCACCTCGGTGGCGTCCAGAGGGCCTCCAGGGCCTCAGGAGAATCAGCCGGTACGCGGGCGACATGAAACCGGTGACCGAGGTCACTCGTTTTTCGTCCGAGTTCCTGTGCACGGATCGGTCCGTTCCGCCGTCTATTCCAGTGAGGCCGTCCGAGCGTGGCCGGCCTCCGTCCAGCCTTCACAAGGGAGCAGGCGTTGTCCTTCGTCATCGAGCAAGCCGTTGAGGCCCGTCTCGTCGCCGCCGCGCCGCGCATGGCGAGCATCCCCGCGACCCTGCACTACGACCTCCACGACCCGTTCGCCGTGCGCATGTCGTTCCCGGCGTCGGCGACGCTGGAGGGTGTCGAGGTCTGCTGGACGTTCTCGCGCGAGCTGCTCGCGGCGGGAGTCGTGGACGCGGTGGGCGCCGGTGACGTGCGGGTGCGCCCCTACGGCTACGACCGCACGGAGCTGGAGTTCCACGCGGTGGAGGGCACGGCGATCGTCCACATCCGCACCGGTGAGCTGCGGCGCTTCCTCGGGGACACGGACGCGCTGGTGCCGGTCGGCGAGGAGTCGGCCTTCCTGGACGTCGACGGCGACCTGGCGGAGCTGCTCCGCGACGCCTGAGTCTCCGCCCCGCGGACCCCCGGCCGCCCCGCGTAATTCCGTTGACGGGCCCGAAGGCGGGTCCTACGTTGTACAGCGGTTCTGTTGCCGTCGATCGGAGAAGGACGTTGCTCGTCTGAGGTCCTGAGACACCGCGCATGTCACGCAGTGCACGCGTACCCCGCACTTCCGGGCGTACGGCTGCCGTGCGGCATGTCGTCGTGCGAGACCTCGGCGATCCGAGCCGTCCGTCCTGTCCACCACAACAGGCCCTTTTTGTGGGCCTTTCGCCCGCGGTGTCTCGAACGCTTCGCATGTCCACCGTTCGTTCCGAGCACCCGCGAGGCCCGTATGTCCATGTCCCCCCATTCGCACGGCTCCGCCCCCGCGTCGATCGCCTGCACCGCCCTTTCCTACGCCTGGCCGGACGGCACCCCCGTCCTGGACGGACTCCAGGTCGCCTTCGGCCCCGGACGCACCGGCCTGATCGGTGTCAACGGGTCCGGGAAATCGACCCTGTTGAAGCTGATCGCCGGCGAGCTCACGCCCTCGGAGGGCACCGTGCGGGTCGCCGGCGAGGTCGGCTACCTGCCGCAGAACGTCACGCTCGACACCGGGCGGCGCGTCGACGAGGTGCTCGGCATCGCCGCCACCCGCGCCGCGCTGCACGCGATCGAGGCCGGCGACCCGAGCGAGGAGCACTTCACGGCGGTCGGCGACGACTGGGACGTCGAGGAGCACGCGGCGGCGACCCTCTCCCAGCTCGGGCTCGACCGCATCGACCTTGACCGCACCGTCGGCGAGGTCTCCGGCGGCGAATCGGTGCTGCTGCGGCTCGCCGCGCTGCTCCTGCGCCGCCCGGACGTCCTGCTGCTCGACGAGCCGACGAACAACCTGGACCTGTACGCCCGCCGCCGGCTCTACGCGGCCGTCGACGGCTGGTCCGGCGTCCTCGTCGTGGTCAGTCACGACCGTGAACTCCTCGACCGCGTCGACCAGATCGCCGATCTGCGCGGCGGCGAGGTCACCTGGTACGGCGGGAACTTCTCCGCCTACGAGGAGGCCCTCGCCGCCGAACAGGAGGCGGCCGAACGCATGGTGCGCGTCGCCGAGTCCGACCTGAAGAAGCAGAAGCGCGAACTGGCCGACGCCCACGTGAAACTGGCCCGCCGCAAGCGGTACGGCCAGAAGATGTGGGACACCAAGCGCGAGCCCAAGGTCGTCATGGGCGAACGCAAGCGGCAGGCCCAGGTCGCCGCCGGCAAGCACCGCATCATGCACGAGGAGAAACTCGCCGAGGCCAAGGAACGCCTCGACGAAGCCGTGGAAGCGGTCCGCGACGACGACGAGATTCGCGTCGACCTGCCGTTCACGGCGGTGCCGCCGGGCCGGCAGGTGCTCACGCTGCGTGAGCTGAGGCTCGCGTACGGGGCGCGCGTGGACGGCGAGTTCGAGCTGCGCGGCCCGGAACGGATCGCGCTGGTGGGACGCAACGGCGCGGGCAAGACCACGCTGCTGCGAACGATCGCCGGCGAGCTGGCCGCGCTCGAAGGAGAGGCGACGGCGCATGTGCCGCTGCGTTTCCTGCCCCAGCGGCTCGACGTGCTGGACGAGGAGGCGAGCGTCGCGGAGAACGTGGCCCGGTTCGCGCCGGACGCCACGGTGAACCGGATCCGGGCGCGGCTCGCCCGCTTCCTGTTCAAGGGGGCGAAGGCGGACCAGCTCGCGGGCACCCTGTCGGGCGGCGAGCGCTTCCGGGCGACGCTGGCCGCGTTGATGCTGGCCGAGCCCGCCCCGCAGCTCCTCATGCTGGACGAGCCGACCAACAACCTGGACATGGCCAGCGTCCGACAGCTGACCTCGGCCCTGGAGTCGTACGAGGGGAGCCTGATCGTGGCCAGTCACGATCTGCCGTTCCTGGAGTCGATCGG
This window harbors:
- a CDS encoding spore wall synthesis regulator SsgD; the protein is MSFVIEQAVEARLVAAAPRMASIPATLHYDLHDPFAVRMSFPASATLEGVEVCWTFSRELLAAGVVDAVGAGDVRVRPYGYDRTELEFHAVEGTAIVHIRTGELRRFLGDTDALVPVGEESAFLDVDGDLAELLRDA
- a CDS encoding ABC-F family ATP-binding cassette domain-containing protein — its product is MSPHSHGSAPASIACTALSYAWPDGTPVLDGLQVAFGPGRTGLIGVNGSGKSTLLKLIAGELTPSEGTVRVAGEVGYLPQNVTLDTGRRVDEVLGIAATRAALHAIEAGDPSEEHFTAVGDDWDVEEHAAATLSQLGLDRIDLDRTVGEVSGGESVLLRLAALLLRRPDVLLLDEPTNNLDLYARRRLYAAVDGWSGVLVVVSHDRELLDRVDQIADLRGGEVTWYGGNFSAYEEALAAEQEAAERMVRVAESDLKKQKRELADAHVKLARRKRYGQKMWDTKREPKVVMGERKRQAQVAAGKHRIMHEEKLAEAKERLDEAVEAVRDDDEIRVDLPFTAVPPGRQVLTLRELRLAYGARVDGEFELRGPERIALVGRNGAGKTTLLRTIAGELAALEGEATAHVPLRFLPQRLDVLDEEASVAENVARFAPDATVNRIRARLARFLFKGAKADQLAGTLSGGERFRATLAALMLAEPAPQLLMLDEPTNNLDMASVRQLTSALESYEGSLIVASHDLPFLESIGITRWLLLDGRLRDTTREGVRAA